The region GAAGAAAAAACGGCCCGCATCGCGCTTGCGATGCGGGCCGTTTCACTCTGGCTTGCCGCTTCAGACCAGGGTCAGCGTAACGTCGATATTGCCGCGGGTCGCGTTCGAATACGGGCACACCTGATGCGCCTGCTCGATCAGCTTCTCGGCGGCTTCACGCTCGAAGCCCGGCAAGGAAATCTTCAGTTCGACCTGGATACCGAAGCCCTGCGGGATGGGACCGATGCCGACTGCGCCCTGGATCGATGCGTCGGCGGGCACGTTGATCTTCTGCTGGCTGGCGACATAGCGCATCGCACCGAGGAAGCATGCCGAATATCCGGCTGCGAACAATTGCTCGGGATTCAGACCGTTACCCGCACCCCCCATCTCCTTGGGCACGGCGAGCTTGGCGTCGAGCTGGCCGTCGGACGTGGTGGCACGGCCATCGCGGCCGCCGGTGGCGGTGGCATGGGCGGTATATACGACTTTCTCGAGTTTCATCTAAGGCTCCGGTTTGGTTGCCCCCAGGGGCGCCATCATTAATGCCTGCCGTCAGTCCGGCAAGCTGGAATCGGTCCGCGCTTGTTCGAGCGTCGACCGCAGTGCATGCAAGCGCCGCGTCAGCGCCTGGATCTCTTCGACCGGGCATTGCGTGGCACATAACATCTGTTCAGGAATCCCCTCGGCGCGCCGGCGCAGCGCACGGCCGGCGTCAGTCAGGCTGACCAGGACCCTGCGCTCGTCAGCCGCGTCGCGCGTGCGGGTCACCAGACCCGACACGGCCAGCCGCTTCAGCAGCGGCGTCAGGGTGCCCGAATCCAGCGCCAGGCGGTTGCCGAGTTCCGAGACCGACAACGTTTCCGTCTCCCACAAGACCAACATGACCAGATACTGCGGATAAGTAAGTCCAAGCTCACTTAATAGTGGCTTGTACAGCTTGGTCATCGCCAACGAGCTCGAATACAGCGCAAAGCATAGTTGGTGGTCCAGCAAAAGCCAGTCGGTGTGGGGGCCGTTGTCGCGTTCCATAGCGATATATTAGACGCAATTAGATTGTGTGCAAGATAAATTTTCGGGCGCCTGGTCGGTGGGCGCGTAGCGGGGGCGTGGGACCGCAAGCCTTAAGTCTGTTTTAAGTCTTGGTCGCTAGCATGACGGTGTTGCGTCGCATCGTGCCGACGCCAGATGCTAAAAGGAAAGGAACACCTATGATGCGCCAGACCATTGCTCGCACCGCCGTTGGTATCGCAGCGCTGGCCGCGCTCGGCGGCGGCTATGCCTATCTGCAGCGAGAAGTCATCACCCCGGGTTATGCGGCTCCCGCTCCCGTCGTGGCGGCCGCCCAGCCGGCGGCTGCCGTTGCCAGGCCGATGGACTTCTCCGGCATCGTCGCGCAGTACGGACCCGCCGTGGTCAATATCAGCGTGACCGCGCGCGCCCAGCGCACCGCGGTACAGATGCCGCCCGGCATCGATCCGGACGATCCGCTGTTCCAGTTCTTCAAGCGCTTCGGCCCGCAGTTCCAGGGGCCGCAAGGCGGCGCGCAGCAACTGGTGCGCGGGCAGGGCTCGGGCTTTATCGTCAGCCCCGATGGCCTGATCCTGACCAATGCGCACGTCGTCGACGGCGCGCAGGAAGTGACAGTCAAACTGACCGACCGCCGCGAGTTCAAGGCCAAGGTGCTGGGGACCGACCCGCAGACCGATGTGGCGGTGATCCGCATCGATGCCAGGGATTTGCCTACTGTGCGCCTGGGCGACCCGTCGCAGGTGCGCGTGGGCGAGCCGGTGCTGGCGATCGGCTCGCCTTACGGCTTCGAGAACACGGTGACCGCAGGCATCGTCAGCGCCAAGTCGCGCTCGCTGCCTGACGATACCTACGTGCCGTTCATCCAGACCGACGTGGCCGTCAATCCTGGCAACTCGGGCGGTCCGCTGTTCAACCAGCGCGGCGAGGTGGTCGGCATCAACTCGCAGATCTACAGCCAGACCGGCGGCTACCAGGGCCTCTCGTTTGCGATCCCGATCGACGTGGCAACCAAGGTGCAGCAGCAGCTCGTGGCGCACGGCAAGGTCACGCGCGGGCGCCTCGGCATCAGCGTGCAGGAGGTCAACCAGGCGCTGGCGCAGTCGTTCGGCCTGCCCAAGCCGACCGGTGCGCTGGTCAACTCGGTCGAGCCGGACAGCCCGGCGGCGCGCGCGGGACTGAAGCCGGGCGACGTCATCGTGCAGCTGAACAATGACGTGATCGACCATTCGGGCGACTTGCCCGAGCACGTGGCCGACATCAAGCCCGGCACGCAGAGCTCGCTGAAGATCATCCGCAAGGGACAGCCGATGACGTTGTCGGTGACGGTCGGCAGCGCGCGGGACCAGGCGGTGGCGCAGAAAGCGGGCGGCAAGGAGGCCAATGGCCGTCTGGGGCTGGCCGTGCGCCCGCTGTCGCCGGCGGAGAAGCGCGAAAGCGGGATCGAAGGCGGCCTGGTGGTCGAGGACGTGACCGGCCCCGCCGCGCGCGTGGGCATCCAGCCCGGCGACGTGATCCTGTCGCTCAACGGCACGCCCATCGCATCGGTCGATCAACTGCGCACGCTGGTGGGCAAGTCGGGCAAGCAGGTAGCGTTGCTGGTGCAGCGCGATGATGCGCGCATCTTCATT is a window of Cupriavidus taiwanensis LMG 19424 DNA encoding:
- a CDS encoding MarR family winged helix-turn-helix transcriptional regulator, producing the protein MERDNGPHTDWLLLDHQLCFALYSSSLAMTKLYKPLLSELGLTYPQYLVMLVLWETETLSVSELGNRLALDSGTLTPLLKRLAVSGLVTRTRDAADERRVLVSLTDAGRALRRRAEGIPEQMLCATQCPVEEIQALTRRLHALRSTLEQARTDSSLPD
- a CDS encoding DegQ family serine endoprotease, which translates into the protein MMRQTIARTAVGIAALAALGGGYAYLQREVITPGYAAPAPVVAAAQPAAAVARPMDFSGIVAQYGPAVVNISVTARAQRTAVQMPPGIDPDDPLFQFFKRFGPQFQGPQGGAQQLVRGQGSGFIVSPDGLILTNAHVVDGAQEVTVKLTDRREFKAKVLGTDPQTDVAVIRIDARDLPTVRLGDPSQVRVGEPVLAIGSPYGFENTVTAGIVSAKSRSLPDDTYVPFIQTDVAVNPGNSGGPLFNQRGEVVGINSQIYSQTGGYQGLSFAIPIDVATKVQQQLVAHGKVTRGRLGISVQEVNQALAQSFGLPKPTGALVNSVEPDSPAARAGLKPGDVIVQLNNDVIDHSGDLPEHVADIKPGTQSSLKIIRKGQPMTLSVTVGSARDQAVAQKAGGKEANGRLGLAVRPLSPAEKRESGIEGGLVVEDVTGPAARVGIQPGDVILSLNGTPIASVDQLRTLVGKSGKQVALLVQRDDARIFIPLDLG
- a CDS encoding organic hydroperoxide resistance protein encodes the protein MKLEKVVYTAHATATGGRDGRATTSDGQLDAKLAVPKEMGGAGNGLNPEQLFAAGYSACFLGAMRYVASQQKINVPADASIQGAVGIGPIPQGFGIQVELKISLPGFEREAAEKLIEQAHQVCPYSNATRGNIDVTLTLV